The genomic DNA GCGGTCATGCAGCAACTCCGCGCCGTGCGCGGCGACGAGGTGATCGACCGGCGGCTCGCCGGCGGCCGGCCGGTGCTCGGCATCTGCGTGGGCATGCAGGTGATGTTCGAGCACGGGGTCGAGCGCGGCGTCGACACCGAGGGGCTCGGCGAGTGGCCGGGTGCGGTCACCGAGCTGCCCGCCGAGGTGCTGCCGCACATGGGGTGGAACACGGTCGAGGCCGGTGCGGGCAGCGTGCTGTTCGACGGCATCGAAGACGAGCGCTTCTACTTCGTGCACTCGTTCGCGGCGCAGTCCTGGTCGCTCGACGTGATGCCGCCGTTCCCGCAGCCGGCCCTCACCTGGGCCGAGCACGGCGGCCGATTCCTCGCGGCGGTCGAGAACGGGCCGCTGTCGGCGACCCAGTTCCACCCCGAGAAGTCGTCGGACGCGGGCATCAGGCTGCTCGCGAACTGGCTGCGCTCGCTCGCGTGAGCGGCACGCGCGTCCGTCGGGCACGTGCGGCGTACGATCCTGAGCATGCCTCGGCTGTGGTCGTCGGCCGGTCGCGGACGCGACTAGGATGCTGTGACTGTGCCGAAACGTCGCATTCGCGACATCCGATTCGAGGACAGTGATGAGTGAGTTCAACAAGACCCCCCGCCTGGTGCTGCTTCCGGCGGTCGACGTCGCGGGGGGCAAGGCGGTTCGCCTGACCAAGGGCGAGGCCGGCACCGAGACGAGCTACGGCGATCCGGTGGACGCCGCCGTCGAGTGGGCCGACCAGGGCGCCGAGTGGATCCACCTCGTCGACCTCGACGCGGCCTTCGGGCGCGGCTCGAACGGCGGCGTGCTGAAGAAGGTCATCCGCCAGGTGAAGGGCGTGAACGTCGAACTCTCGGGCGGCATCCGCGACGACGCATCCCTGGAGCACGCGCTCGAGATCGGCGCGAAGCGCATCAATCTCGGCACCGCCGCGCTCGAGAACCCCGAGTGGGCGGCGTCGGTCATCGCGCAGTACGGCGAGGCGATCGCGGTCGGGCTCGACGTGCGGGGCACCACGCTCGCCGCGCGCGGCTGGACGAAGGACGGCGGCGACCTGTGGGCCGTCATGGACCGCCTGGAGGACGCGGGTGCAGCCCGCTACGTCGTCACCGACGTCACGAAGGACGGCACCCTCCAGGGCCCGAACGTCGACCTGCTCCGCCAGGTCATGGAGCGCACGCGCCGCCCCGTCGTCGCCTCGGGCGGCATCTCGAGCCTCGACGACATCGCTGCGCTGCGCGAGCTCGTGCCGCTCGGTCTCGAGGGCGCGATCGTGGGCAAGGCCCTGTACGCGGGTGCGTTCACGCTGCCGCAGGCGCTGGACGTCGCCTCGCACTGATGTCGCCTGACGCTCAGCGACCGGATGCCCCGGGCGGCGACGCCGATTCGGCGGGTCGCCCCTGGGCGGGGCGGTCGTTCGAGCAGAACCCGCACGCGGCCGACGACGGCAGCGCGCCGCCCGCGCTGGCGGCGGCGGTCGCCCGGTTCCGGTCGGGCGACGGCGGTCAGGCCGATGTCGTGCAGGCGTTCGGCTCCTCGCGGCTGCTGATCCCGCTGCTCGCCGAGCTCGGCGACCCTTCGACGGGCTCGGGGGGCGCGACCGAGGTCGGTGCGCACGGCCTCGCGATCGAGAAGAGCCAGGAGCTCTCCATCGTCACCGTCGCCGGGCCCGACGGGCGGCGGGTGCTGCCCGTGTTCTCCTCGGTCGAGACGATGTCCCGGTGGAACGGGATCGCCCGGCCGGTCCCGGCCGACGGCGTCCGCGTCGCGCTCGCCGCGGCCGACGACGGTACCGATCTCGTGGTGCTCGACCCCGGATCCGACGGCGAGTTCGTGCTGCGCCGCCCCGCCGTCTGGGCGGTGGCGCAGCAGCGCCCGTGGCGACCGCCGTTCGAGTCCGACGAGGTGCGGTCGGCCTTCGAACGCTCGATCTCGCCCGAGCTCGCGGTGGTGGGGGTCGAGTTGCTGGCGGGCGACCCCGACGCGCGGCTCGCGGGGCCCGAACTGGTGGTCCGCCTGTCGCTGGTCGCGGGACTCACCCGCGAGGAGCTCGATGCGACGACCGCGCGACTCGCCCGCCGGTGGGCGGCCGACGACCTGATCGCCACCGCGGTCGACTCGCTGACCGTGCGGCTCACCTCGAGCTGAGGCATCCGATCCGCTCTCGCGCCCGTTGCCGCCCGCCGGGCTCGGGCGGATGATGGGCGTGTCGTTCGAGGGGAGCACGACATGCCCGATGACGAGTACACCGCGGTGCTGGCGAGGGCCGCGCACCACGCGCGTGAATGGCTGAACTCGGTGTCCGAGCGGCCGATCGCCGCCGCCGTGACCGCCGATGAGGTGGCGGCCGCGCTCGGAACGCACCTCGGCGCCGACGGACGCGACCCCGCCGTCGTCGTCGACGAACTGGCCGAGGCGATCGAACCCGGCCTGACCGCGATGTCGTCGCCGCGGTTCTACGGGTTCGTGATCGGCGGCATCCATCCGGCCGCGCTCGCCGCCGACTGGCTGGTGTCGGCGTGGGACCAGAACACCGGGTCGCGCATCCCGACGCCCGGCACCGCAGCGGTCGAGGAGCTCGCCGCGCGGTGGCTGCTCGACCTGTTCGGGCTGCCCGCGACGAGCGGCGTCGGCTTCGTCACGGGCGGCACGACCGCGAACCTCTCGTGCCTGCTGGCGGCGCGCGGCGAGGTGCTCCGGCGCGCCGGGTGGGACGTCGAGCGCGACGGGCTCGCGGGCGGGCCGCGGGTGCGGTTCCTGGCCGGCGACGCGGTGCACAGCTCGATGGTGCTCGCGGGCCGGATGGCGGGGCTCGGCGTTCCGCGCACGGTCGGTGCCGACGACGAGGGCCGGATCGACGTGGGCGGGCTCGGGGCCGCGCTCGCCGACGACGCCGGGCCGGCGATCGTCGCGCTGCAGGCGGGCGACGTGCACTCGGGCGCGTTCGACGACTTCGCCTCGGCGGTCGAGGTGGCGCACGCCGCGGGCGCGTGGGTGCACGTCGACGGCGCGTTCGGGCTCTGGGCGTCGGCGAGCCCGTCACTGCGGCATCTCGTGGCCGGGTTCGAGGCCGCCGACTCGTGGGCCACCGACGCGCACAAGACGCTGAACGTGCCGTACGACAGCGGCGTGGCGATCGTTCGTGACGAGCGGGCGATGTCCGCCGCGCTCGGCGCCCACGCGGCGTACCTCCCGGTGCCGGGAGCCGTGGCCGAGCCGTACGACCACACGCCGGAACTGTCGCGGCGGGCACGCGGGGTGCCGGTGTGGGCGGCGCTGCGTTCGCTCGGCCGAGCAGGCGTCGCCGACCTCGTCGACGGGCTGGTCGCGTCGGCCCGCGCGCTCGCCGACGGGCTCGCCGCGGTGCCCGGTCTCGAGGTCCTCAACGACGTGGTCTTCACCCAGGTGTGCGTCGCCGCCGAGGACGACGAGCGCACGAGCGCGCTCGTGCGCGGGCTCGTCGACGACGGGGTGGTGTGGGCGTCGCCGTCGCGGTGGCGGGGGCGCGGCATCGTGCGGTTCTCGGTGAGCAATCGCGGCACGGATGCCGCGGAGGCGGCCCGCACGATCGACGCCGTCGAGCGGGTGCTCGGCGAACTGCCGCCTGCCCGCTGACCGTCGGTGCTGGGCGGATGTCGGCGGGCCGGGGGAGGATGGACGGGATGGTCGACGCGCCGCTCGAAGCCTTCTCGCCAGCCACGCGCACGTGGTTCGCCGAGTCGTTCCGTGCGCCGACGACCGTGCAGGCGGCCGCGTGGGCGGCGATCGGGCGCGGGGCGCACGCGCTCGTGGTCGCGCCCACCGGTTCGGGCAAGACGCTGTCGGCGTTCCTGTCCGCGATCGACCGGCTGCACACCGAGCCGCCGCCGACCGAGGCCGGGCCGCGCCCGTCCGGGACGCGGGTGCTCTACCTCTCGCCGCTGAAGGCGCTCGGCGTCGACGTCGAGCGCAACCTCCGGGCGCCGCTCACGGGCATCGCGCGGGTGTCCGAGCGATTGGGGGTCGAGCCGCCGCACGTGAGCGTCGGAGTCCGCTCGGGCGATACGCCGGCGGGCGACCGGCGGGCACTGCTGCGCACGCCGCCCGACATCCTCATCACCACGCCCGAGTCGCTGTTCCTGATGCTGACCTCGCAGGCGCGCGAGACGCTGCGCACGGTCGAGACGGTCATCGTCGACGAGATCCACGCGGTGGCGGCGACCAAGCGGGGGGCGCATCTGGCGCTCTCGCTCGAGCGTCTCGACGCGCTGCTGCTGAAGCCCGCGCAGCGCATCGGGCTCTCCGCGACGGTGCGCCCGGTCGAAGAGGTCGCGCGATTCCTGTGCGCGAGCGCCCCGGTCGAGATCGTCGCGCCGCCCAGCGAGAAGCGGTTCGACCTGCGAGTGGTCGTGCCCGTCGAGGACATGGCGCAGTTGCCCGCGAACGACGACGCCACCGGGTCGATCTGGCCGCACGTCGAGGAAGCGATCCTCGACCAGGTGCTCGCGCACCGCTCGTCGATCGTGTTCGCGAACTCCCGTCGGCTCGCCGAACGCCTCACGGCGCGGTTGAACGAACTCTCGCTCGAGGCATCCGAGCGCGACGCCCTGCTCGTTGCGGCGACCGGCAGCGGCCCGCCGGCCGCGGTGATGGCCCAGTCGGGCGCGACCGCCGGCGCACCGCCTGTGCTCGCCCGAGCCCACCACGGCTCGGTCAGCAAAGAGCAGCGCGCCGAGATCGAAGACGACCTGAAGAGCGGGCGGCTCCGCTGCGTCGTCGCGACGTCGAGCCTCGAGCTCGGCATCGACATGGGGGCGGTCGACCTCGTGGTGCAGGTCGAGTCGCCGCCGTCGGTCTCGAGCGGGCTGCAGCGGCTCGGCCGTGCGGGGCATCAGGTCGGCGAAGTGTCGCGCGGGGTGATCTTCCCCAAGCAGCGCGCCGACCTGGTGCACGCAGCGGTCACGAGCGAGCGCATGCTCTCCGGCGCGATCGAGACCATGCGGGTACCGGCCAACCCGCTCGACATCCTCGCCCAGCAGACCATCGCGGCCGCGGCGATCGAACCGCTCGACGTCGACGGCTGGTTCGACGCCGTCCGCAGGGCGGCGCCGTTCGCGAGCCTGCCGCGCTCGGCGTACGAGGCGACCCTCGATCTGCTCGCCGGCCGGTACCCGTCCGATCGGTTCGGCGAGCTGCGCCCCCGTGTCGTCTGGGACCGCGAGGCCGGCACCCTCGTCGGCAGACCCGGTGCGCAGCGGCTCGCGGTCACGAGCGGCGGCACCATCCCCGACCGCGGCATGTTCGGGGTGTTCCTCGTGGGCGACGAAGCCGGCGGGCGGCGCGTCGGCGAGCTCGACGAAGAGATGGTCTACGAGTCGCGGGTCGGCGACGTGTTCGCGCTCGGGGCGACGAGCTGGCGCATCCAGGAGATCACCTTCGACCGGGTCAACGTGGTGCCGGCCTTCGGCCAGCCGGGCCGGGTGCCGTTCTGGAAGGGCGACGGGCTGGGCCGTCCCGCCGAGCTCGGCCGCGCGCTCGGCGGCTTCATGCGCGAGGTGTCGTCGGCGGGCGAGGCCGACGCGCGAGCCCGCATCGCCGCAGCCGGTCTCGACCAGTACGCGGCGGCGAACCTGCTGACGTTCCTCGCGGACCAGCGCAGGGCCACCGGGCACGTGCCGAGCGACCGCACGCTCGTCGTCGAGCGCACCCGCGACGAGCTCGGCGACTGGCGGGTCATCCTGCACTCGCCGTTCGGCATGCCGGTGCACGCGCCGTGGGCGCTCGCGGTGGCCGCGCGGGTGCGCGAACGCCACGGCGTCGACGGCGCCGCCGTGGCCGCCGACGACGGCATCATCGTGCGCATCCCCGATACCGGGGTCGACCCGCCGGGCGCCGACCTCTTCGTGTTCGACGCCGACGAGCTCGAACAGCTCGTGACCGACGAAGTGGGCGGGTCGGCGCTGTTCGCCAGCCGGTTCCGCGAGTGCGCCGCGCGCGCCCTGCTGCTGCCGAACTACCAGCCTGGCCGGCGCTCGCCGCTCTGGCAGCAGCGACAGCGGGCCGCGCAGCTGCTCGAGGTCGCGAGCGCGTTCCCGACGTTCCCGATCATCCTCGAGACCGTGCGCGAGGTGCTCCAGGACGTCTACGACGTGCCAGCGCTCACCGAGCTCGCACGCGACGTCGCCGCGCGGCGGGTGCGCCTGGTCGAGACCACCACCGACACCCCGAGCCCGTTCGCGAGCTCGCTCCTCTTCGGGTACGTCGGCGCGTTCATGTACGAGGGCGATTCGCCGCTGGCCGAGCGCCGGGCGGCCGCGCTCGCGATCGACTCGGCGCTGCTCGGCGAGCTGCTGGGCCGGGTCGAGTTGCGCGAACTCCTCGACCCGGGCGTCATCGAGCAGACCGAGCGCGAACTGCAGCGACTCGCCGACGACCGCAGGGCGCACGGCGTGGAGGGCGTCGCCGACCTGTTGCGCGTGCTCGGCCCGCTGACCGACGACGAGGTCGCCGCGAGGGTCGACGCCGACACGGACGCGTCGGCCGCCGCCGCGGAACTCGTCGCGGCGCGGCGAGCGGTTCGGCTCACGTTCGCGGGTCGCGAGCACGTCGCCGCCGTCGAAGACGTCGGGCGCCTGCGCGATGCGTTGGGCGTGCCGGTGCCGCCGGGCGTCGCGGTCGCGTTCGCCGAGCAGGTCGGCGACCCGCTGGGCGACCTCGTCGGCAGGTACGCCCGCACGCACGGCCCGTTCGGCGTCGACGACGTCGCCGCGCGGTTCGGCATCGGCGCGGCCGTCGCGAAGGCGGCGCTCCGGCGGCTCGCCGACGAGCGGCGCGTGGTCGAGGGGGAGTTCCGTCCGAACGGCACCGGCACCGAGTGGTGCGATGCCGAGGTGCTGCGCCGGCTCCGGCGGCGTTCGCTCGCGGCACTGCGTCACGAGGTCGAGCCGGTGCCGCAGCGAGCGCTCGCCCGGTTCCTCCCCGAATGGCAGCACGTGGGCTCGAGGCTGCGCGGCATCGACGGCGTGCTGGCCGCGATCGAGCAGCTCGAGGGCGCGCGGCTGCCTGCGTCGGCATGGGAGTCGCTGGTGCTCCCGGCGCGGGTCTCCGACTACAGTCCCGCGATGCTCGACGAGCTGATGGCGACCGGCGAGGTCGTGTGGGCGGGCGCGGGCGCGCTCGCGGGCGACGACGGCTGGGTCACGCTGCACCTCGCCGAGTCGGCGCCGCTCACGCTCGAACCGGCGCTCGAGTTCGAGACGACGCCGTTGCAGCGCGAGGTGCTCGTGGCCCTCGGGTCGGGCGGCGCCTACTTCTTCCGGCAGCTCGCCGACGCGGTCGGCGGCTTCGGCGAACTCGACAGTCCCGTCGCCGACGACGAACTGGTCGAGGCGCTCTGGGGGCTCGCGTGGGCGGGCCTGGTCACCAACGACACGTTCGCACCGTTGCGGGCGCTCGTCGCGGGCGGGCGGAGCGCCCACAAGGCCCCGCGCCAGACGCCGAGATCGCGGATGCTCCGGGGTCGGTCGCTCCCGCGACCGAGCATGCCGAGCCGTACCGGGCCGCCGTCGGTGGCCGGCCGATGGTCGATCCTGCCGGTGCCCGACGACGACGCCACCCGCCGGGCGCACGCGCTCGGCGAGATGATGCTCGACCGCTACGGCGTGGTCACCCGCGGCACCGCGGTGGCGGAGGGGGTGATCGGCGGCTTCGCACTCGTGTACCGCACCCTGCGCGGGTTCGAGGAGTCGGGTCGCGCGCGCCGCGGCTACTTCGTCGACCGGCTGGGGGCCGCCCAGTTCGCGGGCACCGGCGCGGTCGACCGGTTGCGCGGCTACGCCGATCGCGACGACCGGCCGAGCACCGACGAGCCGAAGGTCGTCGTGCTCGCCGCGACCGACCCGGCCAACGCCTACGGTGCGGCGCTGCCCTGGCCCGACCCGCCGGGCGAGAGCTCGCATCGCGCGGCGCGCAAGGCGGGCGCCCTCGTCGCCCTCGTCGACGGCGAACTGGTCGGCTACGTCGAGCGCGGCGGCAAGACGATGCTCGCGTACGTCGACGACGAACGCGTGCTGCGGGCCGCCGCCGACGCGATCGCCGGGCTCGTCCGCGGCGGCCGCATCCGACGGCTGGCTGTCGAGAGCGTCAACGGCGCGTTCGTGATCGGCACGCCGCTCGGGCGGGCGTTGGCGGCCGCCGGGTTCGCGGAGACGCCGAAAGGGCTGCGCTTCGATGCCCGAAGGTGACACCGTCTTCCAGACCGCGGCGCGGCTTCGGCGGGCGCTCGAGGGCCGGCGGCTCACCCGGAGCGACTTCCGCGTGCCGAGGTTCGCGACGGTCGATCTGTCGGGCCGTACGGTCGACGAGGTCGCGGCGCGCGGCAAGCACCTGCTCGTCCGCGCGGGCGACGCCACCGTCCACTCCCACCTGAAGATGGAGGGCAGCTGGCGCGTGTTCCGGCCGGGCGAGCGGTGGAACCGCCCGGCGCACCTGGCCCGCGCCGTCCTCGAGACCGCCGATTCGGTGGCCGTCGGATTCGAGCTCGGTCTGCTCGAGGTCATCGCACGCGACGCCGAGTCCGACGCGGTCGGACACCTCGGGCCCGACCCGCTCGGCGCCGACTGGGATGCCGCTGAGGCGGTGCGGCGGGTCGCGGCCGGCGCCGAGGTGCCCATCGCGGTCGCCCTGCTCGATCAGCGGAACCTCGCCGGCCTCGGCAACGTGTACGTGAACGAACTGTGCTTCCTCCGAGGCATCCGGCCCGACCGCCCGGTCGGCGACGTGCCCGATCTCGCCGCGGTCGTCGACCTCGGTCGGCGGCTCATCATGGCGAACCGCGACCGCATCGCGCGCGTCACGACCGGCGTCGACCGCCGCGGCGAACGGCTCTGGGTCTACGGCCGGCCCGGCGAGCCGTGCCGGCGCTGCGGCACGCGCATCGAGCGTGGCGAGCTCGGCCGGGTCGAGGGGGAGGAGCGCGTCACGTTCCGGTGCCCGAACTGCCAGCGGTGAACACGATCCAGCGCAGCCGGACCGGTCGGCTCAGCTGACCGGCCCGGTCCACTTCTCGCCGGGGCCCTGCCCGATCGCGTCGGGGATGACGGATGCCTCGCGGAACGCGAGCTGCAGCGAGCGAAGCCCGTCGCGCAGGCTCCGGGCGTGCATGTCGCTGATCTCGGGCGCGCCGGCGGTGATGAGGCCGGCGAGGGCGTTGATGAGCTTGCGCGCCTCGTCGAGGTCGAGCTGCGTGTCGGGATCGTCGGCGAGGCCGACCTTCACCGCCGCGGCGCTCATGAGGTGCACCGCCGCGGTCGTGATGATCTCGACCGCGGGCACCTCGGCGATGTCCCGGGTGGCGTCGTCGACCGCGTCGGCGGTCGCCTCCCGGTCTTCGGGCGCGGTCGTGGGCTCGTCGGAAGTGTGGGTCACCGGATTCCTCTGCTAGACTGTTGCGGGCTCCGGGGCCAGATCCCCGGTACGAAAGTGGAGAATCTCCCACCCGCGCATACCGCTTCATCAAGGTTACCGGGTCGTTTGCACTCCGCCGGCTCGTCATCGAGCAGGTAGCCAGGGTGCCGCACGAGTTCACGGAACGAGTTCCGGGCAACCCGCGCGTGGATCTCCGCTCTCGTCGTCGGGCGGCATCCGTCTCCCGATGAGTCGAAGAAGAGCTCGAGCAGAGGAGACACGCATCAGCGATCCGCGTACCAACGACCGTATCCGCGTCCCCGAGGTCCGCCTCGTGGGCCCCGGCGGAGAACAGGTCGGCGTCGTGAAGATCGAGGTGGCCCTGCGGCTCGCGCAGGAGGCCGACCTCGACCTCGTCGAGGTCGCACCGAACTCGCGTCCGCCGGTCGTCAAGATCATGGACTACGGCAAGTACAAGTACGAGGCTGCGCAGAAGGCGAAGGAAGCCCGGCGCAACCAGGCGAACACCATCCTCAAAGAGGTCCGGTTCCGCCTCAAGATCGACAAGCACGACTACGAGACCAAGATGAAGCGCGCCGTCGGCTTCCTGAAGTCCGGCGACAAGGTGAAGGCCATGATCCTGTTCCGGGGTCGTGAGCAGTCGCGCCCCGAGATGGGCGTGCGCCTCCTGCAGCGCTTCGCCGAAGACGTGGCGGAGTTCGGCACGGTCGAGCACACGCCCACGATCGACGGCCGCAACATGGTCATGGTCATCGCTCCTCTGAAGAACAAGTCCGAGGCAAAGGCCGAGCAGAACGCACAGCGTGCTGCGGCGAAGGCGCGTCCGGCGGCGGAAGCCCCGGCCGAGGCCGACGCGCAGTAACCCCCACTCCGCCAGACCCGGCGGCAGAACCAAGGAGAAACACGAATGCCGAAGCAGAAGACCCACTCCGGGTCCAAGAAGCGCTTCAAGATCACCGGCACCGGAAAGCTCAAGAAGCAGCAGGCCGGCATGCGCCACAACCTCGAGGGCAAGTCCTCGGTGCGCACCCGCCGCCTCAACCAGGACAAGGTCCTGTCGGCGCCCGACACCAAGGTCATCAAGAAGCTGCTCGGCCGCTGATCCGGTCCGACCCGTAAGGAAGAAACAGAGTCATGGCAAGAGTGAAGAGGGCCGTCAACGCCCACAAGAAGCGTCGGGTCATCCTCGAGCGCGCCGAAGGCTACCGCGGGCAGCGGTCGCGCCTGTACCGCAAGGCGAAGGAGCAGGTCACCCACTCGCTCGTCTACGCGTACAACGACCGCCGCGCGAAGAAGGGCGACTTCCGTCGCCTCTGGATCCAGCGCATCAACGCGGCCTCGCGTCAGCACGGCCTCACCTACAACCGCTTCATCCAGGGCCTGAACCTGGCCGGCATCGAGGTCGACCGTCGCATCCTCGCCGAGCTCGCCGTCAACGAGCCGGCGACCTTCGCGGCGCTGGTCGAGTCGGCGAAGCAGGCGCTTCCGACCGACGTCAACGCGCCCAAGAACGCGGCGTAAGCCCGCTTCGGCACGAACGGCCCGGCACCCTTCGGGGCGCCGGGCCGTTTCGCATGCCCGGATGCCTCGTGCGCGGCGCCGCGGCGAGGCATCCGGGCGTCCCTAGACTGGAACCATGCTCGAGAACCCGCGATCGCCGCGCGTGCGCGCCGTGGCGAAGCTCGCGAAGAAGCCCGCCCGACACGAGAGCGGGTTGTTCCTGCTCGAAGGGCCGCAGGCCGTGTCCGAGGCGCTGCGATTCCGACCCGAGCTCGTGGTCGAGCTGTTCGCGACCCCGACCGCGTTCGACCGGTACGAGCAGATCGCCCGGGCGGCGTCGGAGGCGGGGCTCGACGTCGAGTTCGTCACCGAAGAGGTGCTCGACGCGATGGCCGACACGGTCACGCCGCAGGGCTTCGTCGCGGTGTGCCGGCAGTTCCCGACGGCGGTGAAGGACGTGTTCGCGCAGCAGCCGCGGCTCGTCGCGATCCTCGAGGAGGTGCGCGATCCGGGCAACGCGGGCACCATCGTGCGCGCGGCCGACGCGGCGGGCGCCGACGCCGTGATCTTCTCGGGGCGTGCGGTCGACCTGTACAACCCGAAGGTCGTGCGGTCGACGACCGGGTCGATCTTCCACCTCCCGGTCGCGGTCGGCGCGCACCTCGACGACGTGCTCGCGCGCGCCCGCGAGGCCG from Agromyces larvae includes the following:
- a CDS encoding pyridoxal phosphate-dependent decarboxylase family protein, producing MPDDEYTAVLARAAHHAREWLNSVSERPIAAAVTADEVAAALGTHLGADGRDPAVVVDELAEAIEPGLTAMSSPRFYGFVIGGIHPAALAADWLVSAWDQNTGSRIPTPGTAAVEELAARWLLDLFGLPATSGVGFVTGGTTANLSCLLAARGEVLRRAGWDVERDGLAGGPRVRFLAGDAVHSSMVLAGRMAGLGVPRTVGADDEGRIDVGGLGAALADDAGPAIVALQAGDVHSGAFDDFASAVEVAHAAGAWVHVDGAFGLWASASPSLRHLVAGFEAADSWATDAHKTLNVPYDSGVAIVRDERAMSAALGAHAAYLPVPGAVAEPYDHTPELSRRARGVPVWAALRSLGRAGVADLVDGLVASARALADGLAAVPGLEVLNDVVFTQVCVAAEDDERTSALVRGLVDDGVVWASPSRWRGRGIVRFSVSNRGTDAAEAARTIDAVERVLGELPPAR
- a CDS encoding DUF1844 domain-containing protein, which encodes MTHTSDEPTTAPEDREATADAVDDATRDIAEVPAVEIITTAAVHLMSAAAVKVGLADDPDTQLDLDEARKLINALAGLITAGAPEISDMHARSLRDGLRSLQLAFREASVIPDAIGQGPGEKWTGPVS
- the infC gene encoding translation initiation factor IF-3; the encoded protein is MSRRRARAEETRISDPRTNDRIRVPEVRLVGPGGEQVGVVKIEVALRLAQEADLDLVEVAPNSRPPVVKIMDYGKYKYEAAQKAKEARRNQANTILKEVRFRLKIDKHDYETKMKRAVGFLKSGDKVKAMILFRGREQSRPEMGVRLLQRFAEDVAEFGTVEHTPTIDGRNMVMVIAPLKNKSEAKAEQNAQRAAAKARPAAEAPAEADAQ
- a CDS encoding ATP-dependent helicase, with the protein product MVDAPLEAFSPATRTWFAESFRAPTTVQAAAWAAIGRGAHALVVAPTGSGKTLSAFLSAIDRLHTEPPPTEAGPRPSGTRVLYLSPLKALGVDVERNLRAPLTGIARVSERLGVEPPHVSVGVRSGDTPAGDRRALLRTPPDILITTPESLFLMLTSQARETLRTVETVIVDEIHAVAATKRGAHLALSLERLDALLLKPAQRIGLSATVRPVEEVARFLCASAPVEIVAPPSEKRFDLRVVVPVEDMAQLPANDDATGSIWPHVEEAILDQVLAHRSSIVFANSRRLAERLTARLNELSLEASERDALLVAATGSGPPAAVMAQSGATAGAPPVLARAHHGSVSKEQRAEIEDDLKSGRLRCVVATSSLELGIDMGAVDLVVQVESPPSVSSGLQRLGRAGHQVGEVSRGVIFPKQRADLVHAAVTSERMLSGAIETMRVPANPLDILAQQTIAAAAIEPLDVDGWFDAVRRAAPFASLPRSAYEATLDLLAGRYPSDRFGELRPRVVWDREAGTLVGRPGAQRLAVTSGGTIPDRGMFGVFLVGDEAGGRRVGELDEEMVYESRVGDVFALGATSWRIQEITFDRVNVVPAFGQPGRVPFWKGDGLGRPAELGRALGGFMREVSSAGEADARARIAAAGLDQYAAANLLTFLADQRRATGHVPSDRTLVVERTRDELGDWRVILHSPFGMPVHAPWALAVAARVRERHGVDGAAVAADDGIIVRIPDTGVDPPGADLFVFDADELEQLVTDEVGGSALFASRFRECAARALLLPNYQPGRRSPLWQQRQRAAQLLEVASAFPTFPIILETVREVLQDVYDVPALTELARDVAARRVRLVETTTDTPSPFASSLLFGYVGAFMYEGDSPLAERRAAALAIDSALLGELLGRVELRELLDPGVIEQTERELQRLADDRRAHGVEGVADLLRVLGPLTDDEVAARVDADTDASAAAAELVAARRAVRLTFAGREHVAAVEDVGRLRDALGVPVPPGVAVAFAEQVGDPLGDLVGRYARTHGPFGVDDVAARFGIGAAVAKAALRRLADERRVVEGEFRPNGTGTEWCDAEVLRRLRRRSLAALRHEVEPVPQRALARFLPEWQHVGSRLRGIDGVLAAIEQLEGARLPASAWESLVLPARVSDYSPAMLDELMATGEVVWAGAGALAGDDGWVTLHLAESAPLTLEPALEFETTPLQREVLVALGSGGAYFFRQLADAVGGFGELDSPVADDELVEALWGLAWAGLVTNDTFAPLRALVAGGRSAHKAPRQTPRSRMLRGRSLPRPSMPSRTGPPSVAGRWSILPVPDDDATRRAHALGEMMLDRYGVVTRGTAVAEGVIGGFALVYRTLRGFEESGRARRGYFVDRLGAAQFAGTGAVDRLRGYADRDDRPSTDEPKVVVLAATDPANAYGAALPWPDPPGESSHRAARKAGALVALVDGELVGYVERGGKTMLAYVDDERVLRAAADAIAGLVRGGRIRRLAVESVNGAFVIGTPLGRALAAAGFAETPKGLRFDARR
- a CDS encoding DNA-formamidopyrimidine glycosylase family protein; the protein is MPEGDTVFQTAARLRRALEGRRLTRSDFRVPRFATVDLSGRTVDEVAARGKHLLVRAGDATVHSHLKMEGSWRVFRPGERWNRPAHLARAVLETADSVAVGFELGLLEVIARDAESDAVGHLGPDPLGADWDAAEAVRRVAAGAEVPIAVALLDQRNLAGLGNVYVNELCFLRGIRPDRPVGDVPDLAAVVDLGRRLIMANRDRIARVTTGVDRRGERLWVYGRPGEPCRRCGTRIERGELGRVEGEERVTFRCPNCQR
- a CDS encoding SseB family protein translates to MSPDAQRPDAPGGDADSAGRPWAGRSFEQNPHAADDGSAPPALAAAVARFRSGDGGQADVVQAFGSSRLLIPLLAELGDPSTGSGGATEVGAHGLAIEKSQELSIVTVAGPDGRRVLPVFSSVETMSRWNGIARPVPADGVRVALAAADDGTDLVVLDPGSDGEFVLRRPAVWAVAQQRPWRPPFESDEVRSAFERSISPELAVVGVELLAGDPDARLAGPELVVRLSLVAGLTREELDATTARLARRWAADDLIATAVDSLTVRLTSS
- the hisH gene encoding imidazole glycerol phosphate synthase subunit HisH gives rise to the protein MTATKRVVLLDYGSGNVHSAAKALERAGAEVELTADRTAALEADGLVVPGVGAFAAVMQQLRAVRGDEVIDRRLAGGRPVLGICVGMQVMFEHGVERGVDTEGLGEWPGAVTELPAEVLPHMGWNTVEAGAGSVLFDGIEDERFYFVHSFAAQSWSLDVMPPFPQPALTWAEHGGRFLAAVENGPLSATQFHPEKSSDAGIRLLANWLRSLA
- the rpmI gene encoding 50S ribosomal protein L35 — protein: MPKQKTHSGSKKRFKITGTGKLKKQQAGMRHNLEGKSSVRTRRLNQDKVLSAPDTKVIKKLLGR
- the rplT gene encoding 50S ribosomal protein L20 yields the protein MARVKRAVNAHKKRRVILERAEGYRGQRSRLYRKAKEQVTHSLVYAYNDRRAKKGDFRRLWIQRINAASRQHGLTYNRFIQGLNLAGIEVDRRILAELAVNEPATFAALVESAKQALPTDVNAPKNAA
- the priA gene encoding bifunctional 1-(5-phosphoribosyl)-5-((5-phosphoribosylamino)methylideneamino)imidazole-4-carboxamide isomerase/phosphoribosylanthranilate isomerase PriA, coding for MSEFNKTPRLVLLPAVDVAGGKAVRLTKGEAGTETSYGDPVDAAVEWADQGAEWIHLVDLDAAFGRGSNGGVLKKVIRQVKGVNVELSGGIRDDASLEHALEIGAKRINLGTAALENPEWAASVIAQYGEAIAVGLDVRGTTLAARGWTKDGGDLWAVMDRLEDAGAARYVVTDVTKDGTLQGPNVDLLRQVMERTRRPVVASGGISSLDDIAALRELVPLGLEGAIVGKALYAGAFTLPQALDVASH